In a genomic window of Prosthecobacter fusiformis:
- a CDS encoding response regulator, which yields MSRTILMIEDNEQNSYLATFILETQGYRVHSVPDGLQGIELAQTLKPDIILLDIQLPNMDGYAVAKALRCIDSLKQTPIIAVTSYAMQGDREKSLDAGCTGYIEKPINPDTFVTEIEHFAARPSLP from the coding sequence ATGAGCCGCACCATCCTGATGATTGAGGACAATGAGCAGAACAGTTATCTGGCCACGTTTATCCTGGAAACGCAGGGCTACCGCGTTCACTCAGTGCCAGACGGCCTCCAGGGTATCGAACTGGCGCAAACTTTGAAGCCGGACATCATCCTTCTCGACATTCAACTGCCAAACATGGATGGTTATGCCGTGGCCAAAGCTCTGCGCTGTATTGACTCTTTAAAGCAGACTCCCATCATCGCCGTGACCTCTTATGCCATGCAAGGGGACAGGGAAAAATCCCTGGATGCCGGTTGCACCGGTTACATCGAAAAGCCTATCAACCCCGACACCTTCGTCACCGAGATCGAACATTTCGCCGCCCGCCCTTCTCTCCCATGA